In Mobula hypostoma chromosome 12, sMobHyp1.1, whole genome shotgun sequence, one DNA window encodes the following:
- the LOC134354600 gene encoding homeobox protein six1-like, with the protein MSLGIATETQSPGEGFRAGRAPATATMSMFTSFGFTEEQVACVCEVLQQGGSIERLGRFLWSLPPCDHLQKNESVLKAKAIVAFHRGNFRELYKILESCHFSAQNHPKLQQLWLKAHYTEAEKLRGRPLGAVGKYRVRRKFPLPRTIWDGEETSYCFKEKSRGVLRDWYLHNPYPSPREKRELAEATGLTTTQVSNWFKNRRQRDRAAETKDRENGENSNPQGRQPHRQVQGAGLTLSSSDEEEMSPELSPDPRAGTPGILYPGGLHAQPIDSVLPLGSPVLQHPRHLQGSILGPLTSSLVDLGS; encoded by the exons ATGAGTTTGGGCATTGCAACCGAGACACAGAGTCCAGGTGAGGGTTTCAGAGCCGGGCGAGCCCCGGCCACGGCCACCATGTCTATGTTCACTTCCTTTGGCTTCACAGAGGAGCAGGTGGCTTGCGTGTGCGAGGTACTTCAGCAGGGAGGCAGCATTGAGAGGCTGGGCAGGTTCCTGTGGTCCCTGCCGCCCTGCGACCACCTGCAGAAGAACGAGAGCGTCCTGAAGGCCAAGGCCATCGTTGCCTTCCATCGGGGCAACTTCCGAGAACTCTACAAGATCCTGGAGAGCTGCCACTTCTCGGCGCAGAACCACCCGAAGCTGCAGCAACTGTGGCTGAAGGCGCACTATACCGAAGCCGAGAAGCTGAGGGGGCGGCCCCTGGGGGCCGTGGGCAAGTACAGGGTCCGCAGGAAGTTCCCGCTGCCCCGCACCATCTGGGATGGAGAGGAGACGAGTTACTGCTTCAAG GAGAAGTCTCGGGGTGTCCTGCGGGACTGGTATCTGCACAACCCCTACCCTTCCCCTCGGGAGAAGAGGGAGCTGGCGGAGGCCACCGGACTGACCACCACCCAGGTCAGCaactggttcaagaaccgaagGCAGAGGGACCGAGCGGCAGAGACCAAGGACAG GGAGAACGGCGAGAACTCCAACCCTCAGGGCCGGCAGCCACACCGCCAGGTGCAAGGTGCTGGTCTCACCCTGAGCAGCTCGGACGAAGAGGAGATGTCACCAGAGTTGAGTCCCGACCCTCGGGCCGGCACCCCAGGAATCTTGTACCCCGGCGGCCTCCACGCCCAGCCCATAGACTCGGTCCTGCCGCTGGGCAGCCCCGTGCTCCAGCACCCCCGGCATCTGCAGGGCTCCATCCTGGGGCCCCTCACCTCCAGCTTGGTTGACCTGGGATCGTGA